CGCGCTGGGCTATCCGGCCAGGGTGGTGGCACCATGAGGCCTGCGACCTTGCTGAAGATCGGCCTCGTCGGGGCGGGGGTTTCCGCCGTCTGTTGCTTCACCCCGCTGCTGGTCGTGCTCTTCTCCGCGCTGGGATTGGCGGCGTGGAGCACCCATCTCGACGTCGTGCTGCAGCCATCGCTTCTCTTCTTCATCCTGCTCACCATCTACGGTGTCTACCGGCAGGGGATGGCGACCGGCAAGCCCGGTCGTCGTTCGGAAGGGGGCTCCTCGTGAGCGACGGAAGCGGCGCCGCTTCGGCGGCCGGGGTTCGGCTGCGTTCGACCATCACCTGCCCCCACTGCGGCCACCGCTCCCGTGAGACGATGCCGACCGACGCATGCCAGTGGTTCTACCGCTGCCCCTCCTGCCGGATGCAGCTACGCCCGAAGCCGGGGGATTGCTGCGTCTTCTGCTCCTGGGGGGATGTTCCCTGCCCGCCGGTGCAGTTGCAGCGGGGGCGGGCGTGCTGCGGGCCGCAGTAGCGCGGGGGGT
Above is a window of Zetaproteobacteria bacterium DNA encoding:
- the merF gene encoding mercury resistance system transport protein MerF, whose translation is MRPATLLKIGLVGAGVSAVCCFTPLLVVLFSALGLAAWSTHLDVVLQPSLLFFILLTIYGVYRQGMATGKPGRRSEGGSS